From Xyrauchen texanus isolate HMW12.3.18 chromosome 9, RBS_HiC_50CHRs, whole genome shotgun sequence, the proteins below share one genomic window:
- the LOC127649030 gene encoding 5-beta-cholestane-3-alpha,7-alpha-diol 12-alpha-hydroxylase-like has product MGYLPQILLALFISVIGGLYLLGAFRRRRAGEPPLDKGPIPWLGHVLEFRKDTAKFLQRMKEKHGDIFTVQLGGFYFTFITDPLSFGAVVKEARTKLDFSKFAEQLVIKVFGYHSMENDHKTLQSSSTKYLMGDGLVVMTQAMMNNLQNLMLHSVVSGNDKAWQETGLFAYSYNIVFRAGFLALFGNEPPKGTGTSEEAKEIDRQHSEEIFLEFRKYDQLFPNLAYGVLSPGEKIEAERLKKLFWNMLSVKKLSSRDNISGWVQEQEQARAEKGMQEFMRDRHMFLLLWASQGNTGPAAFWLLLYLMKHPDAMAAVKKEVEEVLRETGQEVKPGGPLIDLTRDMLLKTSILNSAVDETLRLTAAPVLTRAVLQDMTINMANGQQYDIRKGDRVAVFPYTAVQVDPEVHPDPLTFKYDRFLTPDGSKKTDFYKAGKKLKYYNMPWGAGTTMCPGRFFATNELKQFVFLMITYFDFELKNQHEEIPGIDIRRWGFGSMHPTKEIQFRYRLRF; this is encoded by the coding sequence ATGGGTTACCTCCCTCAAATCCTGCTTGCTCTATTCATCTCTGTCATAGGTGGTCTTTACCTCCTTGGGGCTTTTCGCCGCAGAAGGGCTGGAGAACCCCCTCTGGATAAAGGCCCTATTCCCTGGCTTGGCCATGTACTGGAATTCAGAAAGGACACTGCAAAATTCCTGCAGAGAATGAAGGAAAAGCATGGAGATATTTTCACAGTACAGCTGGGagggttttatttcactttcatTACAGACCCACTCTCTTTTGGTGCTGTGGTCAAAGAGGCAAGAACAAAACTAGACTTTTCCAAGTTTGCAGAGCAACTGGTTATAAAAGTGTTTGGCTATCATTCCATGGAAAACGACCACAAGACACTCCAATCTTCAAGCACCAAATATCTCATGGGAGATGGTCTGGTTGTCATGACTCAGGCCATGATGAACAATCTTCAGAACTTGATGCTCCATAGTGTCGTATCTGGGAATGACAAGGCTTGGCAAGAAACTGGACTGTTTGCTTACAGCTACAACATTGTCTTCCGAGCAGGCTTCCTGGCACTTTTTGGTAATGAGCCTCCCAAGGGTACAGGGACTTCAGAAGAAGCAAAGGAAATTGACAGGCAACACTCAGAAGAAATTTTCTTGGAGTTCAGAAAGTATGACCAGCTCTTCCCCAATCTGGCTTATGGGGTTCTGAGCCCTGGTGAGAAGATAGAGGCAGAACGTTTGAAGAAGCTTTTCTGGAACATGCTCTCGGTGAAGAAATTGAGCTCCAGAGACAATATTAGTGGCTGGGTTCAAGAACAGGAACAGGCTAGGGCTGAGAAGGGCATGCAAGAGTTTATGCGGGATCGGCACATGTTTCTACTTCTCTGGGCATCTCAAGGAAACACGGGTCCTGCAGCCTTCTGGCTTCTCTTGTATCTCATGAAGCACCCTGATGCAATGGCAGCTGTCAAGAAGGAAGTTGAGGAGGTTCTCAGAGAAACCGGGCAGGAGGTAAAGCCTGGTGGGCCACTAATTGACCTGACCAGGGATATGCTCCTAAAAACGTCCATCCTAAACAGTGCAGTGGATGAGACTCTCCGTCTAACGGCTGCACCTGTCCTTACCAGAGCTGTTCTGCAGGATATGACCATCAACATGGCCAATGGACAACAGTACGACATCCGCAAGGGTGACAGGGTGGCAGTTTTCCCCTACACTGCTGTTCAGGTGGACCCAGAGGTGCACCCAGATCCCCTCACTTTCAAGTATGACCGTTTTCTCACACCAGATGGAAGCAAAAAGACTGATTTCTACAAGGCTGGAAAGAAACTCAAGTATTACAACATGCCGTGGGGTGCTGGAACCACCATGTGTCCAGGAAGATTCTTCGCCACAAATGAGCTGAAGCAGTTTGTCTTTCTCATGATTACCTACTTTGACTTTGAGCTGAAAAACCAGCATGAAGAGATTCCAGGTATTGATATCAGACGATGGGGTTTTGGCTCCATGCACCCAACCAAAGAAATTCAGTTTAGGTACAGACTAAGATTTTAG